In a single window of the Methylophaga frappieri genome:
- a CDS encoding TonB-dependent receptor yields the protein MSRKTAISLFVNLALAGVTSISFAAESTPSDSGKTLETMTVTASADASAEGLAEAYPGGQVATAGRAGILGNLDYMDSPFSITSYTNELIQDRQARGVGDVLQNDPGVRVARGFGNFQESFFIRGFILGSDDIAYNGLYSLLPRQYIATELFERVEVLRGASAFLMGASPSGGGIGGSINLVPKRAPNEDLNRITVGTDHFEQGYASADIARRFGEQKQFGVRVNAAYRDGSTAVDDEKTELGLFSVGLDWRGDRARLSADIGWQDNQLDETRTNVTLSGPGVTAIPSAPDSDSNWAQPWTYSDEDDVFGTLRGEYDFTDSITGWAAYGMRRTDEANSLANITVTNSNTGAARAQRFDNTREDDIDTGELGLRGSFETGAIGHDWVISASFFERETKNAFAGFDGNNVLLTNLYNPQYYARPDFSSASFIGNDLRSPALNQRTELESYAIGDTLSLFDDNLKITVGIRRQTIESTNFAYNTFTETRYKETENTPVAGVVLNLTPSWSVYGNYIENLRQGDTAPQTTTINGSAVSLTNGGQQQSPYVAVQKEVGIRFDGGELGGNLSFFTTDKPRSYTDVSNPAAPVFTTSGEDRHQGVELTSFGMLTDTIKLLGGVTWLDAEQRDTGNPQLDGNDVIGVPEWQANIGAEWEVPFLQGLALDGRVVYTGSRYADAANQLELSSWTRLDVGARYLAEVNGKVLTLRARVHNLFDRDYWASAGGFENNGYLVLGTPRTLTLSATLDF from the coding sequence ATGTCCCGGAAAACCGCGATTTCATTATTCGTTAATCTCGCCTTGGCAGGCGTTACCAGTATCAGTTTTGCCGCCGAATCAACCCCGTCAGATTCGGGTAAAACATTGGAAACCATGACGGTGACAGCCAGTGCCGATGCTTCAGCTGAAGGGTTGGCAGAAGCCTATCCGGGTGGTCAGGTAGCGACGGCCGGTCGAGCCGGTATTTTGGGTAATCTGGATTACATGGATTCGCCTTTTAGCATTACCAGTTATACCAATGAGTTGATTCAGGATCGCCAGGCACGTGGCGTTGGGGATGTTTTACAAAATGATCCGGGCGTCCGGGTGGCGCGCGGTTTTGGGAATTTTCAGGAATCCTTCTTTATTCGCGGTTTTATTTTGGGATCAGACGATATTGCCTATAACGGCCTGTATTCGTTATTACCGCGCCAATATATTGCGACTGAACTGTTTGAACGGGTCGAGGTGCTGCGCGGCGCATCAGCCTTTTTGATGGGGGCGTCACCGAGTGGTGGTGGGATTGGCGGTAGCATTAATCTTGTGCCAAAACGGGCGCCAAATGAAGACTTGAACCGCATTACCGTTGGCACCGATCACTTTGAACAAGGTTATGCGTCGGCCGATATTGCCCGCCGTTTTGGTGAACAAAAACAGTTTGGGGTACGCGTAAACGCAGCCTATCGCGATGGCAGTACGGCGGTTGATGATGAAAAAACAGAGCTAGGCCTGTTTTCAGTCGGGCTGGATTGGCGTGGTGATCGGGCACGGTTGTCGGCGGATATTGGCTGGCAGGATAACCAGCTTGATGAAACCCGCACTAATGTCACCTTGTCCGGTCCGGGGGTAACAGCGATTCCATCTGCGCCAGACTCAGACAGTAACTGGGCGCAACCCTGGACTTACTCTGATGAGGATGATGTTTTTGGTACCTTGCGTGGCGAGTATGATTTCACTGACAGCATTACCGGTTGGGCGGCCTATGGTATGCGCCGTACTGATGAGGCAAACTCGCTGGCCAATATCACGGTCACAAACTCCAATACGGGTGCAGCACGGGCACAACGTTTTGATAATACCCGCGAAGATGATATCGATACCGGTGAGCTTGGCTTGCGCGGTTCATTTGAAACCGGTGCAATCGGCCATGACTGGGTGATTTCGGCGTCTTTCTTTGAGCGGGAAACCAAAAATGCCTTTGCCGGATTTGATGGCAATAATGTGTTACTGACGAACCTCTACAACCCGCAATATTATGCTCGGCCGGATTTCAGTAGCGCCAGTTTCATCGGTAATGATCTGCGTTCGCCGGCATTGAACCAGCGGACAGAATTAGAAAGTTATGCGATCGGTGACACCTTGTCACTATTTGATGACAACTTGAAAATTACCGTAGGCATCCGCCGGCAAACGATTGAAAGCACCAATTTTGCCTACAATACGTTCACCGAAACCCGCTATAAAGAAACTGAGAATACGCCGGTTGCCGGGGTGGTGTTGAATCTGACGCCAAGCTGGTCTGTGTATGGTAATTACATTGAAAACCTGCGCCAAGGTGATACGGCGCCACAAACAACGACAATTAATGGCAGTGCCGTCAGCCTTACCAATGGCGGGCAGCAACAAAGCCCTTATGTGGCGGTACAAAAAGAAGTCGGTATCCGTTTTGATGGCGGCGAGTTGGGCGGCAATCTGAGCTTTTTCACGACAGATAAACCCCGCTCTTATACCGATGTCAGCAATCCTGCAGCGCCGGTCTTTACTACTTCGGGGGAAGATCGTCATCAAGGGGTTGAGCTCACCAGTTTTGGTATGTTGACCGATACCATTAAATTACTGGGCGGGGTGACCTGGTTGGATGCAGAACAACGTGACACTGGTAATCCGCAGCTGGATGGCAACGATGTTATTGGTGTTCCTGAGTGGCAAGCCAATATCGGCGCGGAGTGGGAAGTACCGTTCCTGCAAGGGTTGGCATTGGATGGCCGGGTTGTTTATACCGGATCGCGTTATGCGGATGCGGCAAACCAACTGGAACTGTCGAGTTGGACCCGTTTGGATGTCGGTGCACGCTATTTAGCTGAGGTCAATGGCAAAGTGCTGACCTTACGTGCTCGTGTACACAATCTGTTTGATCGCGATTACTGGGCTTCGGCCGGTGGTTTTGAAAACAATGGCTATCTGGTGTTGGGCACGCCTCGAACCCTCACCCTATCAGCAACATTGGATTTCTAA